Proteins found in one Mangifera indica cultivar Alphonso chromosome 15, CATAS_Mindica_2.1, whole genome shotgun sequence genomic segment:
- the LOC123198295 gene encoding UDP-glycosyltransferase 83A1-like, which translates to MSPPHILAIPFPAQGHVIPLLELSLCLVNHGFRVTFVNTHHTHNRLINALQENSLGNGIHLVSVPDGMEPDDDRNDIGKLCEVMPKVMPGKLEEIIDDINRIEEEKLVCVIADGNIGFVLEVAEKMKVKKAAFWPASAATLASVYSIPKMIEDGIIETDGTPIKKQMIQLAHNVPEIDSTNFVWYSIGGVLAQKTIFDYICKNTEVVKAADTLIGNSTYNFEPVAFNLVPNMLPIGPLLASNRQGNSTGYFWQEDLACLKWLDQQQPNSVIYVAFGSFTVLDKIQFQELAMGLELANKPFLWVVRPDITDDANEAFPEGFQERVANQGKMVGWAPQQKVLSHPSIACFFSHCGWNSTMEGLSNGLPFLCWPYFADQFINESYICDIWKVGLRFKRDESGIITREEIKSKIDQVVGDEKFKARALALKETAIETVKEGGQSNKCFHNFIEWIKA; encoded by the exons ATGAGTCCTCCACATATTCTGGCGATTCCATTTCCAGCACAAGGCCATGTAATTCCTTTGCTGGAGCTTTCACTATGCTTAGTTAATCATGGCTTCAGAGTTACATTTGTCAACACACATCATACTCACAACCGGCTCATCAACGCTTTACAGGAAAATTCTTTAGGGAATGGAATCCATCTGGTTTCGGTTCCAGATGGAATGGAACCTGATGATGATAGAAATGATATAGGGAAGTTATGTGAAGTAATGCCTAAGGTGATGCCTGGTAAGCTGGAAGAGATTATAGATGATATAAATAgaatagaagaagaaaagcttGTTTGTGTGATTGCTGATGGGAATATTGGATTTGTTCTCGAAGTTGCAGAGAAGATGAAAGTTAAGAAGGCTGCCTTTTGGCCTGCATCAGCCGCTACTCTTGCCTCCGTTTACAGTATTCCGAAGATGATTGAGGATGGAATCATTGAAACTGATG GAACACCAATCAAGAAACAAATGATTCAACTTGCACACAATGTTCCAGAAATCGACAGCACAAACTTTGTTTGGTACAGTATTGGAGGCGTCTTAGCTCAGAAGACAATTTTTGACTACATATGCAAGAACACAGAAGTTGTGAAAGCGGCAGATACCCTTATCGGCAACTCAACCTATAACTTTGAACCTGTAGCATTCAACTTGGTTCCAAATATGCTTCCAATAGGACCTCTTTTGGCAAGCAACCGACAAGGGAACTCAACAGGATACTTCTGGCAGGAAGACTTAGCTTGCTTGAAATGGCTTGATCAACAGCAACCTAACTCAGTCATTTATGTTGCATTTGGCAGCTTCACAGTTTTAGACAAGATCCAATTCCAAGAGCTGGCGATGGGGCTTGAACTCGCAAACAAGCCGTTCTTATGGGTTGTGAGGCCAGACATTACTGATGACGCCAATGAAGCCTTCCCAGAAGGGTTTCAAGAAAGGGTAGCTAACCAAGGGAAAATGGTGGGTTGGGCACCTCAACAGAAGGTTCTGAGTCACCCTTCCATTGCCTGCTTCTTTAGCCATTGTGGTTGGAATTCCACCATGGAAGGTTTAAGTAATGGGCTTCCTTTCTTGTGCTGGCCATACTTTGCTGACCAGTTCATTAATGAGAGCTACATTTGTGATATTTGGAAGGTGGGACTGAGGTTTAAAAGAGATGAAAGTGGTATCATAACACgagaagaaattaaaagtaaGATAGATCAAGTGGTTGGCgatgaaaaatttaaagcaaGAGCTTTGGCACTCAAGGAAACTGCCATAGAAACTGTTAAAGAAGGAGGTCAATCGAACAAATGTTTCCACAATTTCATTGAATGGATCAAGGCATAG
- the LOC123197567 gene encoding UDP-glycosyltransferase 83A1-like yields the protein MIELGANMPAITNAELVWNVGDLITQRNVFRLIVRGTDSTQMAADYLICNTTYDLEPEAFNLVPKILPIGPLLASNRQGNSAGYFWPEDSTCLTWLDQQQPRSVIYVAFGSLTVFDIIQFQELALGLELTNRPFLWVVRQDITEDENQAYPEGFQERVANRGKMVGWAPHQKVLSHPSIDCFVSHCGWNSTMEGVSNGLPFLCWPYFGDQFINQSYICDI from the coding sequence ATGATAGAGTTGGGAGCAAACATGCCTGCAATCACGAATGCAGAACTTGTGTGGAACGTTGGCGACTTGATTACCCAGAGGAATGTTTTTCGGCTTATTGTTAGGGGCACAGACAGTACACAAATGGCAGCTGACTACCTGATTTGCAACACAACGTATGACCTTGAGCCTGAAGCATTCAACTTGGTTCCGAAGATTCTTCCAATTGGACCACTTTTAGCAAGCAACCGACAAGGAAATTCAGCGGGATACTTCTGGCCAGAAGACTCAACTTGCTTGACTTGGCTTGATCAGCAACAACCTCGCTCAGTTATTTATGTTGCATTTGGCAGCTTAACAGTTTTTGACATCATCCAATTTCAGGAGCTTGCATTAGGGCTTGAACTTACTAACAGGCCATTTCTATGGGTTGTGAGGCAAGATATTACTGAGGATGAAAATCAAGCCTACCCAGAAGGCTTTCAAGAAAGGGTAGCCAATCGCGGGAAAATGGTGGGTTGGGCGCCGCACCAGAAGGTTTTGAGTCACCCTTCCATTGACTGCTTTGTTAGTCACTGTGGTTGGAATTCCACCATGGAAGGTGTAAGCAATGGGCTTCCTTTCTTGTGCTGGCCGTATTTTGGTGACCAATTCATTAATCAGAGCTACATCTGTGATATTTGA
- the LOC123197214 gene encoding UDP-glycosyltransferase 83A1-like isoform X1: MGRPHVLVIPSPAQGHVIPFLELSQRLLQHGLRVTFVNTDHTQKLIINALQGKKHVGDDPELQLVSIPDGLEPWEDRNDLGKLCESLVKVMPGKLEELIQEMNNKEEDEKITCVIADVHVGMVFPVAEKLKINKRAAFLSTAAAALALYHRIPELIDIGIINKDGTATESGRMIELGANMPTITSAELVWNCGDLITQRNVFQLIVKGTDGTQMAADYLICNTTYDLEPEAFNLVPKILPIGPLLASNRQGNSAGYFWPEDSTCLTWLDQQQPRSVIYVAFGSLTVFDKIQFQELALGLELTNRPFLWVVRQDITEDANQAYPEGFQEKVANRGKMVGWAPQQKVLSHPSIACFFSHCGWNSTMEGVSNGLPFLCWPYFGDQFINQSYICDNWKVGLKFNRKDGKIITREEIKTKVDQVLSDENFRARASDLREMTLRSVKEGGLSDKTFKEFIEWIKTHEEE, translated from the exons atggGTCGTCCACATGTTCTGGTAATACCTTCCCCAGCACAAGGCCATGTGATTCCTTTCCTTGAGCTTTCACAACGCTTACTGCAGCATGGCCTGAGGGTCACCTTTGTGAACACGGATCATACTCAGAAGCTGATCATCAACGCCTTGCAGGGAAAGAAGCACGTCGGAGATGATCCAGAACTCCAGCTAGTATCGATTCCAGACGGATTGGAACCTTGGGAGGATCGAAATGATTTGGGCAAGTTATGTGAATCACTTGTAAAGGTGATGCCAGGGAAGCTGGAAGAGCTCATACAAGAGATGAACAACAAAGAGGAAGACGAAAAGATCACTTGTGTTATTGCTGATGTGCATGTTGGAATGGTGTTTCCAGTAGCAGAgaaactcaaaattaataagCGGGCTGCGTTTTTGTCAACAGCAGCGGCGGCTCTGGCCTTGTACCACCGTATACCCGAATTGATCGATATTGGAATCATTAACAAAGATG GAACTGCAACGGAGAGTGGACGAATGATAGAGTTGGGAGCAAACATGCCTACAATCACGAGTGCAGAACTTGTGTGGAACTGTGGCGACTTGATTACCCAGAGGAATGTTTTTCAGCTTATTGTTAAGGGCACAGACGGTACACAAATGGCAGCTGACTACCTGATTTGCAACACAACGTATGACCTTGAGCCTGAAGCATTCAACTTGGTTCCGAAGATTCTTCCAATTGGACCACTTTTAGCAAGCAACCGACAAGGAAATTCAGCGGGATACTTCTGGCCAGAAGACTCAACTTGCTTGACTTGGCTTGATCAGCAACAACCTCGCTCAGTTATTTATGTTGCATTTGGCAGCCTAACAGTTTTTGACAAGATCCAATTTCAGGAGCTTGCATTAGGGCTTGAACTTACTAACAGGCCATTTCTATGGGTTGTGAGGCAAGATATTACTGAGGATGCAAATCAAGCCTACCCAGAAGGCTTTCAAGAAAAGGTAGCCAACCGTGGGAAAATGGTGGGTTGGGCGCCACAACAGAAGGTTTTGAGTCACCCTTCAATTGCCTGCTTCTTTAGTCATTGTGGTTGGAATTCCACCATGGAAGGTGTAAGCAATGGGCTTCCTTTCTTGTGCTGGCCGTATTTTGGTGACCAATTCATTAATCAGAGCTACATCTGTGATAATTGGAAGGTGGGTTTAAAATTTAACCGAAAAGACGGTAAGATCATCACACGAGAAGAAATTAAGACCAAGGTGGATCAAGTGCTGAGCGATGAAAATTTCAGAGCCAGAGCTTCGGACCTTCGAGAAATGACATTGAGAAGTGTCAAAGAAGGGGGTTTGTCTGACAAAACTTTCAAGGAATTCATTGAATGGATAAAGACACATGAAGAAGAATAG